The proteins below come from a single Arthrobacter caoxuetaonis genomic window:
- a CDS encoding type IV pilus twitching motility protein PilT — protein sequence MTETHAPAAVREIDALLARTLEMKGSDLHLAAGKPPWVSRHGSVTPMEGITNVLSGAQLVSLFKPMVAESEWKRYLAKKRLDFSYAIPQSRFRAHFAVAGGQPMAVFRTIPNTVPDYDDLGLPPVLKKLIHLEAGIIPFVGVTGSGKSSSLAALIKLAKNEFNKKIITIENPIEFRHTDAKSLIIQREIGPDVDNFALGIEDAMREAPDIIVVGEMRDPETMMAAISAATSGHLVLTTIHAESTADVPTRILDSMPESRVADVRAQLSRSLKAAVYQKLLPKKGGEGRVLAAEVMMMNSAIANMIRQNDLEGIASQLMVKSSGSIPFEVSLVNLVADGIVNESAALRAELTPGSYMRQKAAGRR from the coding sequence ATGACCGAAACACACGCCCCTGCGGCGGTGCGAGAAATTGACGCCCTGCTGGCCAGGACCCTCGAGATGAAGGGGTCCGACCTCCACCTGGCGGCCGGCAAGCCACCGTGGGTGAGCCGTCACGGCAGCGTCACCCCCATGGAGGGCATCACCAACGTCCTCAGCGGCGCCCAGCTGGTCTCGCTGTTCAAGCCCATGGTTGCCGAAAGCGAATGGAAACGGTATCTGGCCAAGAAGCGCCTGGACTTCTCCTACGCGATCCCCCAGTCGCGGTTCCGCGCACACTTTGCCGTCGCAGGCGGCCAGCCCATGGCAGTGTTCCGGACCATCCCCAACACTGTGCCTGACTACGACGACCTGGGCCTGCCCCCGGTCCTGAAGAAGCTCATCCACCTTGAGGCCGGGATCATCCCGTTCGTGGGGGTCACCGGCTCCGGCAAGTCCTCCTCGCTGGCTGCGCTGATCAAGCTGGCCAAGAACGAATTCAACAAGAAGATCATCACGATCGAGAACCCGATTGAATTCCGGCACACGGATGCGAAATCGCTCATCATCCAGCGCGAGATCGGCCCCGATGTCGACAACTTTGCCCTCGGCATCGAGGACGCCATGCGTGAAGCGCCGGACATCATCGTCGTCGGTGAGATGCGCGACCCGGAAACCATGATGGCTGCCATCTCGGCGGCCACCTCCGGGCACCTGGTTCTCACGACGATCCACGCCGAATCCACAGCCGACGTCCCCACCCGCATCCTGGACTCCATGCCGGAGTCGCGCGTTGCCGACGTCCGTGCCCAGCTTTCACGTTCCCTGAAGGCCGCCGTCTACCAGAAGCTGCTGCCGAAGAAGGGCGGTGAGGGACGCGTGCTGGCGGCTGAAGTCATGATGATGAACTCCGCCATCGCCAACATGATCCGCCAGAACGACCTGGAAGGCATCGCCAGCCAGCTCATGGTGAAGTCCTCCGGCTCCATCCCCTTCGAAGTGTCCCTGGTGAACCTTGTTGCGGACGGCATCGTCAACGAGAGCGCCGCTTTGCGTGCCGAGCTCACCCCGGGCAGCTACATGCGCCAGAAGGCGGCAGGGCGGCGTTGA
- a CDS encoding prepilin peptidase encodes MSAPEPETLEDTDPEGAEIVPFTDEPWVPRIMNPEVGLPAAAVAAGVGALAFWLRAPDGPILAAAAGLLCAVLVILAVIDMMTRRLPDAIVLPAYPLLGLAAAAAALAGEVTWAQAGIAAACMAGCYAVYWLICFFTGGMGWGDVKLAGVLGLALGLAGPWDAVYGVLVLPMILGGVIGFPMLFRGGGKVEMPFGPFMVAAAVPVLMMPDGMVPWLMDLFR; translated from the coding sequence ATGAGCGCCCCTGAGCCCGAAACACTCGAGGACACGGACCCCGAAGGCGCCGAAATCGTCCCGTTCACCGATGAACCATGGGTTCCGCGGATCATGAACCCCGAAGTGGGCCTCCCGGCTGCTGCGGTCGCCGCCGGCGTCGGTGCACTGGCGTTCTGGCTGCGGGCTCCCGACGGGCCCATCCTGGCGGCCGCGGCCGGACTGCTGTGCGCCGTACTGGTGATCCTTGCCGTCATCGACATGATGACCAGAAGGCTGCCCGACGCGATCGTGCTTCCTGCCTACCCGCTGCTGGGCCTGGCCGCCGCTGCAGCTGCGCTGGCCGGTGAGGTGACCTGGGCCCAGGCGGGAATTGCCGCCGCATGCATGGCCGGCTGCTACGCCGTCTACTGGCTCATCTGTTTCTTCACCGGGGGCATGGGCTGGGGCGACGTCAAGCTCGCCGGCGTCCTGGGCCTGGCTCTTGGCCTCGCCGGTCCGTGGGATGCCGTGTACGGGGTGCTCGTGCTGCCCATGATCCTTGGCGGCGTCATCGGCTTCCCCATGCTGTTCCGCGGCGGAGGCAAAGTCGAGATGCCCTTTGGTCCGTTCATGGTGGCCGCGGCGGTCCCGGTGCTCATGATGCCCGACGGCATGGTTCCCTGGCTGATGGATCTCTTCCGGTAA
- a CDS encoding GspE/PulE family protein — MAKRAGIRRKSEFPRHRAGTDYSDRTLPYPKKAAAAGPDTASLPGPGLDILPEAPFIGPLPMPEGYEEPVPETPEPEPEDEQEQITYPENYLEISPDVNGWFQNIIQECMDIGASDVLLSTESERKVLTVQARVDGRMRPIRRVEGLEARQIVGKFKSGSGLSTGVSFIPEETIYMVDVDGEERKARVVSFHTADGGDAIVLRLPPAGALRRLSELSFSPLNKELFEELLGAANRMIVIAGPMGSGKTTTAHGALMHVSTGTRTVWTVEDPVERNLPGLIQLEVDEENNAGFDALLPALVRSDYDTLFIGEIRDNTTAAAAVRQAKAGRQVITTIHANNNVTALLRLIDLAEDSPLSVLDSVKGVVSQRLIGRLNADWDGRDPMTKYKGRVPIHEVLTITDAITEAIMANVPLSRLRAIAEESSRSTFRQDVERLIADGITDREEARRVLGG; from the coding sequence TTGGCTAAACGCGCAGGGATCCGCAGGAAATCAGAGTTCCCCCGCCACCGGGCAGGAACTGATTACAGCGACCGGACCCTCCCGTACCCGAAGAAGGCCGCAGCCGCCGGACCGGATACAGCATCCCTGCCCGGACCTGGGCTCGACATCCTGCCAGAGGCTCCGTTCATCGGGCCCCTGCCCATGCCCGAAGGGTACGAGGAGCCTGTCCCGGAAACGCCCGAACCGGAACCTGAGGACGAGCAGGAGCAGATCACCTACCCGGAGAACTACCTCGAGATCTCCCCGGATGTGAACGGCTGGTTCCAGAACATCATCCAGGAGTGCATGGACATTGGCGCCTCCGACGTGCTCCTGTCCACCGAGTCAGAGCGGAAGGTACTGACCGTCCAGGCACGCGTGGACGGGCGCATGCGGCCCATCCGGCGCGTCGAAGGTCTGGAAGCACGCCAGATCGTCGGCAAGTTCAAGTCAGGCTCAGGTCTCTCCACCGGCGTCAGCTTCATCCCGGAGGAAACCATCTACATGGTCGACGTCGACGGTGAAGAGCGCAAAGCCCGCGTCGTGTCTTTCCATACCGCTGACGGCGGGGACGCTATCGTGCTCAGGCTTCCGCCGGCCGGCGCACTGCGCAGGCTCAGCGAACTGTCCTTCTCTCCACTGAACAAGGAGCTGTTCGAAGAGCTGCTCGGCGCCGCCAACCGCATGATCGTCATCGCCGGGCCCATGGGTTCGGGCAAGACCACCACCGCCCACGGTGCCCTCATGCATGTCAGCACCGGAACCCGCACGGTCTGGACGGTTGAAGACCCGGTGGAGCGGAACCTGCCCGGGCTCATCCAGCTTGAAGTCGACGAAGAGAACAACGCCGGCTTCGACGCACTGCTCCCTGCCCTCGTGCGCTCCGACTACGACACCCTCTTCATTGGCGAAATCCGCGACAACACGACGGCAGCTGCCGCGGTGCGCCAGGCCAAGGCCGGCCGGCAGGTCATCACGACCATCCACGCCAACAACAACGTGACCGCGCTGCTGCGCCTGATCGACCTTGCCGAAGACTCCCCGCTCTCCGTCCTGGACTCCGTGAAGGGTGTTGTCTCCCAGCGCCTGATCGGCCGCCTGAACGCCGACTGGGACGGACGGGACCCGATGACCAAGTACAAGGGCCGCGTCCCCATCCACGAAGTCCTCACCATCACGGACGCGATCACCGAAGCGATCATGGCCAACGTCCCCCTCTCGCGCCTGCGCGCCATCGCCGAGGAAAGCTCCCGGAGCACCTTCCGGCAGGACGTTGAACGCCTCATCGCCGACGGCATCACGGACCGCGAAGAAGCAAGGAGGGTCCTCGGTGGATAG
- a CDS encoding type IV pilus twitching motility protein PilT, translated as MDSPVLTRREMRGAQPADTAPDPLNQTLHHAAIARLHRLIDECGDTGVSDMHIHPDKPMRRLRSGKLFIPDGSEVVFSQAEIMMWLDEATEGKHDPLNPRGHASVALATEKYRVRGTFRKSLQGVTVTFRIIPGVVPDVDAIGVPQVIQNLIHRDSGLLIMEGPTGSGKTTAIAGLIKLANKTYDKHIYMVEDPTEFVHEEIGATSIVQREIGTHVVDYPTAIEDALRSKPNIIVVGELLNAATAKAALHAATTGHLVITTAHAGSITEALDSFIGQFTADEQPQIRSRFSQSLLGIMVQKLVPTVDGRLTAAREVLLNDLNFTEIIRDDKMQMIRARIAGSKGCFTLEDSLADLVVKNAITIETAIGAAKNPDDLRETLARKGVNL; from the coding sequence GTGGATAGCCCTGTCCTGACCCGCCGGGAAATGCGCGGGGCGCAGCCCGCCGACACTGCACCCGACCCGCTGAACCAGACCCTGCACCATGCCGCCATCGCGCGCCTCCACCGGCTCATCGACGAATGCGGCGACACCGGTGTCAGCGACATGCACATCCACCCGGATAAGCCCATGCGCCGGCTGCGCAGCGGAAAGCTCTTCATCCCGGACGGCTCGGAGGTTGTCTTCAGCCAGGCCGAAATCATGATGTGGCTGGATGAGGCGACCGAAGGCAAGCATGACCCGCTGAACCCCCGCGGCCACGCCTCCGTAGCCCTGGCCACCGAGAAGTACCGTGTCCGCGGCACCTTCAGGAAGTCGCTGCAGGGTGTCACGGTCACGTTCCGAATCATTCCCGGTGTCGTACCCGACGTCGATGCCATCGGGGTGCCCCAGGTCATCCAGAACCTCATCCACCGTGACTCGGGCCTGCTCATCATGGAAGGCCCCACCGGCTCCGGCAAGACGACCGCCATTGCCGGACTCATCAAGCTGGCCAACAAGACCTACGACAAGCACATCTACATGGTGGAGGATCCCACCGAATTCGTTCACGAAGAGATCGGTGCGACGTCGATCGTCCAGCGCGAGATCGGAACCCACGTCGTGGACTACCCCACCGCCATCGAGGATGCACTCCGCTCGAAGCCGAACATCATCGTCGTCGGTGAGCTCCTGAACGCGGCAACGGCCAAGGCCGCACTGCACGCAGCCACGACCGGTCACCTGGTCATCACGACCGCGCACGCCGGCTCCATCACCGAGGCGCTGGACTCCTTCATTGGCCAGTTCACAGCCGACGAGCAGCCCCAGATCCGTTCCCGGTTCTCCCAGTCGCTGCTGGGGATCATGGTCCAGAAACTCGTTCCGACCGTGGACGGCAGGCTCACAGCTGCCCGTGAAGTGCTGCTCAACGACCTGAACTTCACCGAGATAATCCGCGACGACAAGATGCAGATGATCCGCGCACGCATCGCCGGGTCCAAAGGCTGCTTCACCCTCGAAGATTCCCTGGCCGACCTGGTCGTGAAAAACGCAATCACCATCGAAACCGCGATCGGTGCTGCGAAGAATCCGGACGACCTCCGGGAAACCCTGGCCCGGAAAGGGGTGAACCTGTGA
- a CDS encoding type II secretion system F family protein, translated as MSTGIQPEDTGTEVRPRRELRGGKPRTVKPPKPPKPEKAGKALQPAKEKPAKAPKAPKPPKPAKRAKKGDLGFDENGVPLKKAPVFVMYKGKKSKPATIARSLRALTMVLRVGQPEARALEIVGEQYHKFEIGRAYEHAAKTMREEGASFKQALMAEEILPRTVRELIEAAQTSQALQRNLDQAAVLMGDATSVKKKLLMNLIQPGFMLLMCIGLLFAAVTFIIPGFVATFAELDVETPQMTIVILAVAEYVKWGLLGVGLVVGLFMSYWVTLGRKSDRFKSAMDTLAIRTPAIGPILQLSAASRLFSLLSANLATGIGEPESLRSAANGCGNNALKQHCLDYAEKMLAEGVELKGFVQTKLVPMDARQILSSAPSVRQEIEIMNELSPEYRDEAAVQLDTLNKTIDPIVNYMVYGIAGLLIISIVLPMYAVYPALMEMG; from the coding sequence GTGAGCACCGGAATCCAGCCCGAGGACACGGGTACAGAAGTGAGGCCGCGCCGCGAACTGCGCGGAGGCAAGCCCCGGACCGTGAAACCTCCAAAGCCTCCCAAGCCGGAGAAGGCAGGGAAGGCTCTGCAGCCAGCTAAGGAGAAGCCGGCCAAGGCGCCGAAGGCTCCAAAACCCCCGAAGCCGGCCAAGCGCGCCAAGAAGGGCGACCTGGGCTTCGACGAAAACGGGGTTCCCCTCAAGAAGGCACCGGTCTTCGTCATGTACAAGGGCAAGAAGTCCAAGCCGGCAACCATTGCCCGGTCACTGCGTGCACTGACCATGGTCCTGCGCGTCGGCCAGCCGGAAGCGCGCGCCCTGGAAATCGTGGGCGAGCAGTACCACAAGTTCGAAATCGGCCGCGCCTACGAGCATGCCGCGAAGACCATGCGCGAGGAGGGTGCAAGCTTCAAGCAGGCGCTCATGGCCGAGGAGATCCTGCCGCGCACGGTCCGGGAACTGATCGAAGCCGCACAGACTTCGCAGGCGCTGCAGCGGAACCTGGACCAGGCGGCCGTGCTGATGGGCGATGCCACCTCAGTGAAGAAGAAGCTGCTGATGAACCTCATCCAGCCCGGCTTCATGCTGCTGATGTGCATCGGCCTGCTCTTCGCTGCAGTCACCTTCATCATCCCCGGCTTTGTGGCCACCTTCGCTGAACTCGACGTCGAAACACCGCAGATGACCATCGTCATCCTGGCAGTCGCTGAGTACGTGAAGTGGGGGCTGCTCGGCGTTGGCCTCGTCGTCGGACTGTTCATGTCCTACTGGGTGACGCTGGGGCGCAAATCGGACCGGTTCAAGTCCGCCATGGACACCCTGGCCATCCGGACTCCCGCCATTGGCCCCATCCTGCAGCTGTCCGCGGCCAGCCGCCTCTTCAGCCTCCTCTCCGCGAACCTCGCCACAGGCATTGGTGAGCCTGAGTCCCTGCGCAGTGCGGCCAACGGGTGCGGCAACAACGCGTTGAAGCAGCACTGCCTGGACTACGCCGAGAAGATGCTGGCTGAAGGCGTGGAGCTGAAGGGGTTCGTGCAGACGAAGCTTGTGCCAATGGATGCCCGCCAGATCCTCTCCTCGGCGCCGTCGGTACGCCAGGAGATCGAGATCATGAACGAGCTTTCCCCCGAATACCGGGACGAAGCCGCTGTGCAGCTCGACACGCTGAACAAGACCATCGACCCCATCGTGAACTACATGGTCTACGGCATCGCAGGCCTGCTCATCATCTCCATCGTCCTGCCGATGTACGCCGTCTACCCCGCCCTGATGGAAATGGGCTAG
- a CDS encoding prepilin peptidase yields MSTQTAETKAAETAPDPIRDHEDGLRPLVGRDWLVATLWAIFTGLAASAASVALLPVGYLGIVALLGAGLGLLGYLDHVTQLIRNKHNVIYGIFAAVLLVATQTFMDHQILLPALISAVVTFAFFLVLTMYTGFAGGGDIKLSPIPAALLGAISPVAALLWLLFTFVLCVGGMIYYRITDPATRHTAMGPYMAAAAVITVISYGLLAVQLGI; encoded by the coding sequence ATGAGCACACAGACCGCAGAAACCAAGGCAGCAGAGACCGCCCCGGATCCGATCCGTGACCATGAAGACGGTCTTCGGCCCCTCGTCGGCAGGGACTGGCTGGTGGCAACCCTCTGGGCCATTTTCACTGGCCTGGCTGCCAGCGCGGCTTCGGTTGCCCTGCTGCCCGTCGGCTACCTCGGCATCGTGGCGCTGCTGGGCGCCGGCCTTGGCCTCCTGGGTTACCTGGACCACGTCACCCAGCTGATCAGGAACAAACATAACGTCATCTACGGCATCTTCGCGGCCGTCCTCCTGGTGGCAACCCAAACGTTCATGGACCACCAGATCCTTCTGCCGGCTCTGATCAGCGCCGTGGTCACCTTCGCGTTCTTCCTGGTCCTGACGATGTACACAGGCTTCGCCGGCGGTGGAGACATCAAGCTCTCCCCCATTCCAGCTGCCCTCCTTGGCGCCATCTCACCGGTCGCCGCCCTGCTGTGGCTGCTGTTCACCTTCGTCCTGTGCGTCGGCGGAATGATCTACTACCGGATCACCGACCCCGCCACACGCCACACGGCCATGGGCCCCTACATGGCTGCAGCCGCCGTCATCACGGTCATCTCGTACGGCCTCCTCGCAGTCCAGCTGGGGATTTAG
- a CDS encoding fibronectin type III domain-containing protein: MIRPPIPRLKQSSGAFDLPSIMTGVIVVGILAAGVLAAIFGVIPYAQNNGAKQDLSSIRTAEGVAKAKDNRFMDHQRLLDIGYLQLSSTKQTKVKSDEKGTCYVALAKSGTGKVFYSTDTRTDPEIFEADTETGCLTPEELAELVEEVGGLETAKGAPADLKLKAVSPLQAKATWSSVKGARGYLVEYRVGDGEWIIKHERTTGLSATINALPEEKITVRVSSIKGEQASEPSTASLTLPDSALKNPSFEEDWTAWTPYYSSPYISSGKSHTGTKSLVIDKPAGASQIVTVPAGTPVLSYWSTRPVSIEMGGKTIPSAPTTKEGDWVQYRADISAVTGTATTLRMIATEYYATYVDDVALGGAVEADAPASLAVTSKLGKATATWAQPAFTGGTPITEYTVTAWLDGEAKGSATVDGAQRSATVDGLTIGKSHTFTITATNTAGESVASDHYGPVEINAGHISNPGFEQDTQTWKLRGSATASTLNSHSGTKSMSMQYNGQSGTEIQQAIAIPENATVLTYWSTAGSMEVKLNNGLRTPVVMAQGENGWVQYKLAVADLVGKTATLGIEAKSGSVRFFLDDFALVGATVPDAPTAVAASSRLETATVTWTSPIFGGGTPVTSYTATAWAAGKAVSSVDVAPGMRSATFNDLKLGSEYTFTVTASNDRGESSKSASTPALQVASGPIANPGFEQGLEAWTTLYNASSSTGAAHSGVQSFYSGPSSGWGPGRVTQAVVIPTDKPLLTYWATGPAQAYLAGNTRTSFVLQTDGIWTQYGVDLNANKGEARTIGLASLNGGVYFDDIEFKAPVAPWAPTGVSASSKDSKATVTWSAPAVTGGAPVTSYKVTAWSGGAARDSVTTTALSATLTGLTTGSSYTFTVEAVNAAGTSVKSDAYGPVEIWAGAFANASFEYGMAGWEKSGDNVSFPKVARTGTYSLLGSGMYGGIRQTVDVPVTATSLTFWAKGTPSVKPNDYTNKVMAATALETVDGWTKYSINIAASKGKTARYWFGGNGAYYDDINIE; encoded by the coding sequence TTGATACGCCCGCCCATCCCCCGACTCAAACAGAGCTCGGGTGCTTTTGACCTTCCCTCCATCATGACCGGCGTCATCGTCGTCGGCATTCTCGCCGCGGGCGTCCTCGCAGCCATCTTCGGCGTCATCCCCTACGCCCAGAACAACGGCGCCAAGCAGGACCTGTCCTCCATCCGCACCGCGGAAGGCGTGGCCAAGGCCAAGGACAACCGGTTCATGGACCACCAGCGGCTCCTGGACATCGGCTACCTGCAGCTCTCCAGCACGAAGCAGACCAAGGTCAAGTCCGATGAGAAGGGCACCTGCTACGTTGCCCTGGCCAAATCCGGCACCGGCAAGGTCTTCTACTCCACCGACACCCGCACTGACCCGGAGATCTTCGAAGCCGACACCGAGACCGGCTGCCTCACGCCTGAGGAACTGGCCGAACTGGTTGAGGAAGTCGGAGGCCTTGAAACCGCGAAGGGCGCACCGGCTGACCTGAAGCTGAAGGCTGTCTCCCCGCTGCAGGCCAAAGCGACCTGGTCATCTGTGAAGGGTGCCAGGGGCTACCTGGTCGAATACCGTGTCGGTGACGGCGAGTGGATCATCAAGCACGAACGCACCACCGGGCTCTCAGCGACGATAAACGCGCTCCCCGAAGAGAAGATCACCGTCCGTGTCTCCTCCATCAAGGGCGAACAGGCCTCGGAACCGTCCACCGCATCACTGACCCTGCCCGACTCTGCCCTGAAGAACCCCAGCTTCGAAGAAGACTGGACAGCGTGGACGCCCTACTACTCCTCGCCGTACATCAGCTCCGGCAAGTCCCACACAGGCACCAAATCACTGGTGATCGACAAGCCTGCCGGCGCCTCACAGATCGTTACCGTCCCGGCCGGCACGCCGGTGCTCTCCTACTGGAGCACACGGCCTGTCTCCATCGAGATGGGCGGAAAGACTATTCCTTCCGCGCCAACAACCAAGGAAGGTGACTGGGTCCAGTACCGTGCAGACATTTCTGCCGTCACCGGAACAGCCACAACCCTCAGGATGATCGCCACCGAATATTACGCAACCTACGTGGATGACGTTGCCCTTGGCGGGGCGGTAGAAGCAGATGCCCCCGCGTCACTCGCGGTTACGTCCAAGCTCGGCAAAGCAACCGCGACCTGGGCTCAGCCGGCGTTCACCGGAGGCACCCCGATCACCGAGTACACCGTCACCGCGTGGCTGGACGGCGAAGCAAAGGGCAGCGCGACCGTTGACGGCGCCCAGCGTTCAGCCACCGTTGACGGGCTGACCATCGGCAAGAGCCACACCTTCACGATCACAGCGACCAACACTGCCGGTGAATCGGTCGCCTCTGACCACTACGGGCCCGTGGAAATCAACGCAGGCCACATTTCCAACCCGGGCTTCGAACAGGACACCCAGACCTGGAAGCTCCGCGGCTCCGCCACGGCCTCGACGCTCAACAGTCATTCCGGAACCAAGAGCATGTCCATGCAGTACAACGGGCAGTCCGGCACCGAGATCCAGCAGGCCATTGCAATTCCCGAAAACGCCACAGTGCTGACTTACTGGTCGACCGCCGGCAGCATGGAGGTCAAGCTCAACAACGGCCTCCGGACACCGGTGGTCATGGCGCAGGGTGAGAACGGATGGGTTCAGTACAAACTGGCCGTCGCTGACCTCGTAGGAAAGACGGCCACGCTCGGCATTGAAGCGAAAAGCGGAAGCGTCCGGTTCTTCCTGGACGACTTCGCCCTGGTGGGTGCGACCGTCCCTGACGCCCCAACGGCAGTAGCAGCAAGCTCACGGCTTGAGACGGCCACTGTCACATGGACATCTCCGATATTTGGCGGCGGAACCCCAGTGACGTCCTACACTGCAACTGCCTGGGCTGCTGGTAAGGCTGTCAGCAGTGTGGATGTCGCTCCGGGAATGCGCTCTGCAACCTTCAACGACCTGAAACTTGGATCCGAGTACACGTTCACAGTGACGGCAAGCAACGACCGTGGTGAGTCCTCCAAGTCGGCTTCGACACCGGCTCTCCAGGTCGCCTCCGGCCCGATCGCCAACCCCGGCTTCGAGCAGGGGCTGGAAGCCTGGACCACGCTGTACAATGCATCATCCAGCACTGGTGCGGCTCACTCCGGCGTTCAGTCCTTCTATTCCGGCCCGAGCAGCGGATGGGGACCTGGCCGTGTCACGCAGGCTGTCGTCATCCCGACCGACAAGCCGCTGCTCACCTACTGGGCCACTGGACCAGCCCAGGCATACCTGGCGGGCAACACCCGCACATCCTTCGTACTGCAGACAGACGGAATCTGGACGCAGTATGGCGTGGACCTTAACGCCAACAAGGGCGAGGCACGAACCATAGGCCTGGCAAGCCTGAACGGTGGTGTCTACTTCGATGACATCGAGTTCAAGGCACCTGTTGCCCCTTGGGCGCCAACGGGAGTCTCCGCTTCCTCCAAGGACAGTAAAGCTACCGTTACGTGGTCGGCCCCGGCGGTTACGGGCGGTGCACCGGTAACCTCCTACAAGGTAACCGCCTGGTCCGGAGGCGCAGCACGGGACTCTGTCACCACAACGGCTCTGAGCGCAACGCTGACCGGCCTGACTACAGGATCCAGCTACACGTTCACCGTCGAGGCAGTGAACGCTGCCGGCACCTCCGTCAAGTCCGACGCTTACGGTCCGGTTGAAATATGGGCGGGCGCCTTCGCCAACGCAAGCTTCGAGTACGGCATGGCCGGCTGGGAGAAGAGCGGTGACAACGTCAGCTTCCCGAAGGTTGCCCGGACTGGGACTTACTCCCTTCTCGGCAGCGGCATGTACGGCGGCATCAGGCAGACCGTTGATGTACCCGTGACAGCTACCTCCCTCACCTTCTGGGCTAAGGGCACGCCGTCAGTGAAGCCGAATGACTACACCAACAAGGTAATGGCCGCCACCGCCCTGGAGACCGTCGATGGCTGGACCAAATACAGCATCAACATCGCAGCCTCCAAGGGCAAGACGGCCCGATACTGGTTCGGCGGCAACGGCGCCTACTACGACGACATCAACATCGAGTAG
- a CDS encoding fibronectin type III domain-containing protein, whose translation MHPPAIPDLRRSSGAFDLPSIITGVVVVGILAAGVLAAIFGVIPYAQNNGAKQDLSSIRTAEGVAKAKDNRFMDHQRLLDIGYLQLSSTKQTKVKSDEKGTCYVALAKSGTGKVFYSTDTRTDPEIFEADTETGCLTPEELAELVEEVGGIGDAAPAGALKDLKFTAFSAIEAKATWDAVKGASGYKVEYRVGDSADWTVKAEKTTTTSISINALPEQTVSVQVYALTGEKTSEPSTATVKLPDSVLKNPSFEQGTAHWDLTFVNWSGVTNTQSHGGSNSAYTRQSGSKFTQTVTVPAETPILTYWAGSGTVVQAGNTAMTSVKTGRAEGIWTQYKADFSAYAGKTIQLVINNPAVVSTYFDDLAFEPVMVPDAPTAAVAYSKLGSGTVTWAQPVFTGGSPITGYTVTAWQNGKASDQTEVGAGTLTATLTGVKTGSSYTFTVAANNKTGRSAESAPTALIQVISEPSQTPDSSTGLQDGI comes from the coding sequence TTGCATCCACCAGCCATACCCGACCTCAGGAGGAGCTCCGGGGCCTTCGACCTTCCGTCCATCATCACCGGGGTCGTCGTCGTCGGCATCCTGGCCGCCGGCGTCCTCGCAGCCATCTTCGGCGTCATCCCCTACGCCCAGAACAACGGCGCCAAGCAGGACCTGTCCTCCATCCGCACCGCGGAAGGCGTGGCCAAGGCCAAGGACAACCGGTTCATGGACCACCAGCGGCTCCTGGACATCGGCTACCTGCAGCTCTCCAGCACGAAGCAGACCAAGGTCAAGTCCGATGAGAAGGGCACCTGCTACGTTGCCCTGGCCAAATCCGGCACCGGCAAGGTCTTCTACTCCACCGACACCCGCACTGACCCGGAGATCTTCGAAGCCGACACCGAGACCGGCTGCCTCACGCCTGAGGAACTGGCCGAACTGGTTGAGGAAGTCGGCGGCATCGGCGATGCTGCACCCGCTGGTGCCCTGAAGGACCTGAAGTTCACCGCGTTCTCTGCAATCGAAGCCAAGGCCACCTGGGACGCCGTTAAGGGTGCCAGCGGCTACAAGGTCGAATACCGTGTCGGAGACTCTGCAGACTGGACCGTCAAGGCAGAGAAGACCACGACGACCAGCATCAGTATCAACGCCCTCCCAGAGCAGACCGTCAGCGTCCAGGTCTACGCGCTGACCGGCGAGAAGACGTCCGAGCCTTCGACAGCAACTGTGAAACTACCAGACTCCGTACTGAAGAACCCGAGCTTTGAGCAGGGCACAGCGCATTGGGATTTGACGTTTGTGAACTGGTCAGGGGTGACGAACACCCAGTCCCACGGGGGATCGAACTCTGCTTACACTCGGCAGTCAGGATCCAAATTCACCCAGACCGTGACGGTCCCGGCGGAAACACCGATCCTTACCTACTGGGCTGGGAGCGGAACTGTCGTCCAGGCGGGAAACACGGCAATGACCTCTGTGAAGACCGGTCGGGCCGAGGGCATCTGGACCCAGTACAAAGCGGACTTCAGCGCATACGCCGGCAAGACGATCCAGCTCGTCATCAATAACCCCGCCGTCGTGTCCACATACTTCGACGACCTCGCATTCGAGCCTGTCATGGTTCCGGACGCCCCCACCGCGGCAGTTGCATACTCAAAGCTGGGTTCAGGAACGGTGACCTGGGCTCAGCCGGTGTTCACCGGCGGAAGCCCTATTACCGGCTACACCGTCACCGCCTGGCAGAACGGCAAAGCAAGCGACCAGACCGAAGTTGGTGCGGGCACGCTCACCGCCACCCTGACTGGAGTGAAAACAGGTTCGTCCTACACATTCACTGTCGCGGCTAACAATAAGACCGGAAGATCCGCGGAATCCGCCCCTACGGCCTTGATCCAGGTCATCAGCGAGCCATCTCAAACCCCGGATTCGAGTACGGGGCTGCAGGATGGGATTTGA